The genomic DNA TGACTCAGCCAGACACTTATCCCAACACCGCCTTAGGAATCGACTTCGGAGGAACCTCCGTCAAGTTCGGCGTCGTCCAAGGACACGACGTGATCGACAGCGCCCCCGCCATCGCCACCGATGACTACACGGAACCGGCCCCACTGATCGATGCCATCGTGCGTGTTATCGAAGACCTGCGCACCCGTCACCCCGGCATTTCCGCCATCGGCGCAGGAGCTCCCGGCTTTGTCAATTTCCGCACCGGCACCATCCACAACCTCACCAATGTCACCGGCTGGAGCAATATCCCGCTGCGCGAAATTCTCCACCTGCGCACCGGCCTCCCGGTGACCATCGAAAATGACGCCAACTGCATGGCCTACGCCGAGTGGAAAGAAGGCGCCGGCCAGGGGAAGGATCACCTGATCTGCATCACCCTCGGCACCGGCGTCGGCGGCGGCATCGTCAGTCACGGCCACATGCTGCGCGGCGCGGAATTCGTCGCCGGAGAGCTCGGTCAGATGTCGATCGATTACCAAGGCCGCAAAGGCGCCTACAGCAACCGGGGCTCCCTGGAAGATTACATCGGCAACAACGAGATCGCAGCCGATGCGCGTGAGTATTACGCCTCCAAGGGCATCGAGCGCAGCGTCACCGACTGCACACCGGCCGCACTTTCCCAGGCCGCCAATGAAGGCGATGCCATCGCCGTGGAAATCTGGAAAAATATCGCCGAAAAGCTCGCCACCTCCGCAATGAACGCCTGCTGGCTACTCAACCCGGAGGCCATCGTCATCGGTGGTGGTGTCGCCAAAGCCGGCGACCTCCTGTTCAAGCCATTCGAAGCCTCGCTACGCTCCCAGCTGGCTCCGGCATTCTCGGAACACCTGCAAATCCTGCCGGCCCACTTCTGCAATGACGCCGGCATCATCGGCGCCGCAGCCCTGGCACTGGAAGAGTCAAAAAAATCCCTCTAATTCGTGCAAATTAATCGTGCCATTGGGAGCTTCCATGCTTAGCTTGAATAGCAGTCCACTTTCATCATGAATCAAATCGGTAATCTCACCCTCGATCCCTCGTCCCCTTTCTTCATCCTCGGCCCATGCGCACTCGAATCGGAAGAGTTTGCCTGGGAAATGGCCCGTTCTTTAAAAGCCATCGCAGAGCGCACCGGCATCCAGTTGATTTTCAAAGCCTCCTACGATAAGGCAAACCGCACTTCGGTCGATTCCTTCAGGGGCCCCGGCGTGGTGGAAGGTTGCCGCATCCTCGGCGAAATCGGCAAAGAGCTCGGCCTGCCCGTCACCACCGATGTGCACACGCCTGAAGACGCGGAAATCGCCGCGGAGACCATCGATTTCCTCCAGATCCCCGCCTTCCTCTGTCGCCAGACCGATTTGCTTGAAGCCTGCGCCAAAACCGGACGTCCGGTGAACATCAAAAAAGGCCAATTCCTCGCGCCCTGGGACGTCAAACCCATCGCCGGGAAAATGAAACACTTCAACTGCGAGCACTTCTACATCACCGAACGCGGCTCCACCTTCGGCTACAATAACCTCGTGGCCGACATGCGCTCGCTCTACTGGATGCGCGATCTCGGCATGAAGGTCATCTTCGATGCCACCCACTCGGTGCAACGCCCGGGCGGAGAAGGCGGAACAACCGGAGGCGATGGTATTCTCGCCCCCGTGCTGGCCCGTGCAGCCGTTGCCACTGGCGTCGACGGCGTGTTCATGGAAACCCACTCCAATCCGGAAAAAGCATTCTCAGACGGCCCCAACCAGATCCCACTCAGCGAGATCGAGGGCGTGCTCACCAAGCTGCTCGCCGTGCATCACGCCGCCCACGCCGAATAAGTCCCCGTTGACCAGCTCACTCACTTCGTTATCCCCATGGCCCA from Oceaniferula flava includes the following:
- a CDS encoding ROK family protein, with the protein product MTQPDTYPNTALGIDFGGTSVKFGVVQGHDVIDSAPAIATDDYTEPAPLIDAIVRVIEDLRTRHPGISAIGAGAPGFVNFRTGTIHNLTNVTGWSNIPLREILHLRTGLPVTIENDANCMAYAEWKEGAGQGKDHLICITLGTGVGGGIVSHGHMLRGAEFVAGELGQMSIDYQGRKGAYSNRGSLEDYIGNNEIAADAREYYASKGIERSVTDCTPAALSQAANEGDAIAVEIWKNIAEKLATSAMNACWLLNPEAIVIGGGVAKAGDLLFKPFEASLRSQLAPAFSEHLQILPAHFCNDAGIIGAAALALEESKKSL
- the kdsA gene encoding 3-deoxy-8-phosphooctulonate synthase codes for the protein MNQIGNLTLDPSSPFFILGPCALESEEFAWEMARSLKAIAERTGIQLIFKASYDKANRTSVDSFRGPGVVEGCRILGEIGKELGLPVTTDVHTPEDAEIAAETIDFLQIPAFLCRQTDLLEACAKTGRPVNIKKGQFLAPWDVKPIAGKMKHFNCEHFYITERGSTFGYNNLVADMRSLYWMRDLGMKVIFDATHSVQRPGGEGGTTGGDGILAPVLARAAVATGVDGVFMETHSNPEKAFSDGPNQIPLSEIEGVLTKLLAVHHAAHAE